TTATTTTTGCAACATGTTGGAAGCATGGCTGGTCCTCATGTCGCGACTTGTGCTTCGGCGTGCTCGCTACTGTCAAACGTCTTGGAGACGCTGAAGAGAGGCGCGCTCGGCGCTTCAACTTGGCGAGGGAGACGCTCCGCGCGTTATTCCCGCAAAATATACGCTTGAGTGGGGATTTCATATAATAACCATAATCCTGCCCATTAGGGTTCACGGTTCATGCATTGGTTTTTCTCATTAGGACTAATGCATTATCCTTGTTGAGCGTTAGAGGAGGCACAATTGCTTTCTTTATAAACGGTATCGCCCGCAAAAGTAATGTTTGTTTCCAACGCAAAACAATGGTTGTATAGCTATATAATTTGATCTTTGCATGGCTTCCCTTTATTGTGTTTGTTggattgttgtgtttttaaataaatgttcaatGTACATCAGCTGAATTGACTGTTTTGCTCACAGATCGCCCTACACGGATAGATTCGGATTAGTAGTCGGGTCACTGCTCCTGGCCAGCAAATAGGTGTGGACTAGTAGGCTATTATTTATGCATTGTATTGTGAAGCAGAGTTGTGGAGAACCCGGTTCTTTTAATGATAAGCATTGGCAGAATTAGGAAAATAAACCACAATATTAATTCCATAATCATTTGATCACGTGTGCTTCCACTTACACAGTGTTCACCAGCTGCCCAATCCAATCCTCTCTCCTTTGTCTTTTGTtgtcctctctctgcctgtcatCACTCTTTCGGACCATCCTATTACAAGCAATCGCCAGGTATGGAAAGTGCTTGAGTGTAGTGCTACTTAAGTATGATTCTGAGGCTATGTGTAATACTACAATGAGGGACATTCAATATCAAAGCCAATTCCAAAGTTATATCTTTGCTACATTCATTTTGTTCCTGAAGCAACGCCTACTGCATGTTGTGATTGTATTTACTAATCTGCCTTTTCATACAAGCAATACAACTTGTTTATAATAGTAGCAGATTATACTTGTAGACATTGAAAGTAAACCATTGGGTCACCCTAAACACCCCTAGCAAAATCAACTGTTTAATTTTTAACTCACAAAGTGACCCTGTTTCAATCTCCTGGGCCTAGAGCCCTCATGAGAAATCAGAATACAGGGTTCCCCCATTCCACCTAACTAATGCCAGAATCGTCCACTACTCCACTGATCCCATGATGGCCaaacaaaagcaaaataaaCCTGATGGAAGGCGGCGGCATTGGTCCAACACTTGACATTGACTGTGCCTGAGAAGCTATTTTTTTCCATGGTCAATGACCTATTGTTTCATCTAATAAGGGCAGCTGGGTCGTCTATATTCAGTCACCGCTCTGTATTTGATGCTTTTATTACTTTacaccccctcccacacacacacccactcacacccggtgcctctctctgtcagtaAGGTAGTTTGGACTGAGACGTATAGCCTGTACTTTCCACTCCCTCTGTGCGTTATGTATACGTACAACCGTCGCTCTCACCACTCAGTGAATGTGTTTCttggtggggaaggggggaaggCAAGAGCGGATCGTTTGAGATGTTGCAGATGTTTTTACTGCTGGCTCATAGTTTAGAATATAATCAGAGATAATGTCTAATTTGGGAAATGTACTGTGGTACATTTCACTGACATATTGGCCGCATGCAGAGAGTCATAAACAGAAATGTAATCACTGCGTGACAGGATGAACGTTtggcctcggggggggggggcccattcAGTCGTTAATAAAGAGTGAAACCCAAACCATTCAATATGTGGAGAGGACCACTATCTGAAACATGCAAGCAGACCAAAGAACGGAATACAGTGTTCATTAATATGAATCTAATCTTGCATAATCTTTTTTCAAGCGATATATGGACCATTTAAATATGACATTAGACTAGAAACAGGCCATTGTCTGTTTGGTCCATTTAATGACTGTTGAGCAATGAAAGAGGCCATTCAGATTGTGTTCAGAGCGAGGATCCAGGGCCAAGGATCCTTTATATAGTAGAAGGCATATCCTCTCAAAATACTAAATAATAATAGGTCGGATGTTGTTTAACAAGCATACTGGAACATATATGTTTAGCGTGCCACTCTTCATGTGTTACTAATTCCGGAGATACGATGGGAtagagtgtgtgtatacatttcaGGGACactgtttacattttatttatttttatacagGCAAAGGTCTCAGAAGTGGTATGGGTCATGGCAGGACCTCGGTATGTTCGAAGATGTGGTTTTACATTCTGTCGAACAGCTCTCTGTCAATCCAAGCAGTATAGTTGACGAGTCTGTGGGCActgaaaaacatatttttagaACCAACAGCTCTGTTCTCTAAACCACTGTGTCTACGCAAGCTCTGTGCTTCATCCACCACTGTTAGTGTGATCATCCTGTTCAAACATAATGTTTAAACATTGTGTAAGTACAATAAGCCGATAACTGTCGTTGTTTtccatttttctctctctgtgccccTACAGATGCGACCCTACATCACCGCCCAGTGGCCAAGAGGCAGTACTACATCCTTCCCAACAGCGGATCGAGTGTGGAGAGACGgacccctgctcctcctgccaGCCTCAGCCTCGAGTCGCCGCGCTTCCACCCCCACGCCAAGGGCAAGAACGTCCGTCTGGACGGGCAGCTACGGCGCGCCACCCGCAAAAACAGCTTCTGTAATGGCATCACCTTCAGCCACAGACCCGTGCGTCTGTACGAGAAGGTCAGTGCGGGTGGCGGTTAAGGATTCACCCCTATGGTTGTGACCAAACTgcacttaaaggtgacatattattcCACCAGGTCTGAGTGTGATTAACCATTACAAGCcgtgaaaatcggcctcttctgatatcacaagtgggcgtgtccacctagatgtatgacggatagaagagcaacgtttgctacagtcccctgggtagactgatctatccagcacacatcgaGGTGGACCCGCCATCTTGTGATGTCTGAAGAGGCAGATGCTTGTAAgagctaatcacacccacaccttgtggtataatatgtcacctttcaAGGAAGCAGAAAAAGGTCTGATGTGTGTTCGGCGTGTCTCACGCAGGTGCGTCTGCGTCTCAGCGGCGTGCACACGGGCTGGAGTGGCGCTCTGCGCTTCGGCTTCACCAGCCTGGACCCCAGCGAGCTGTCCTCGGCGGAAATCCCCAAGTACGCATGCCCCGACCTGGTGACGCGGCACGGGTACTGGGCCAAGGCCCTGCCTGAGAGGCTGGCCCAGAAGGACAACGTCCTCTCCTTCTGGGCCGACCGCCACGGCAGGGTGTTCTACAGCATCAACGAAGGGGAGCCCATCCTCTTCCACTGCGGGCTGAGTATCGGCTGCCCGCTGTGGGCCATTGTCGACATCTACGGGATCACGCAGGAGGTCACGTTACTCGGTGAGTGGTGATGGTGTTCGTTGACTTCGACCGACCCGGCCCAACCGGTGAAATATTGTTTGTGTCTTCAAAAAGTGAATACGATAAAGAAACAGTCAGTCATTAGCTGATATTTGGGTTGGCCAATTTTTAGATGGGTTTTCTTGCGAAAGAAAAGCACGTCCTGTCATTTTTCTTGCGACCGGAGTTGGAAATAGCAACAGTGCTGGCCTAGATGTAAATACATGCCAGTCATGGCTGTGTCAAACCATTGGGTTTAGGAACAGTTACAGTGTCAACATATTCACGTCTAAATTAAGCTGCTGGCTGACGGTCCCTCAGAGGGCTGCTTAGCCAGAGAGGCCCACAGGAATAGAGTGGAAatagatcagagagagagagagagagagagagagagagagagagagagagagagagagagagagagagagagagagagagagagagagagagagagagagagagagagagagagagagagagagagagagagagagagagagagagagagagagagagagagagagagagagagagagagagagagagagagagagagagagagacagacagacagacagacagacagacagacagacagacagacagacagacagacagacagacagacagacagacagacagacagacagacagacagacagacagacagacagacagacagacagacagacagacagacagacagacagacagacagacagacagacagacagacagagggggagggagggagggagagagagagggggagggagggagggggagagagagagagagagagagagagagagagagagagagagagagagagagatttctgtGACTGGAGTTCTAACAGACCCCACTCTCTAGGAAAAGTAGCCCTGCAGATAACCAGAAACCAGACCACCGTTGTAAACCATCTTCAACACTTCAACAACTAACCTCTTTGCGCTGGAATGTTCTTAAATATGTCAACTTAATGTTTTGCCGTGGccactttctccctccctctctccctccctccctttctccctccctcgccccctccttccctcactaTGCTGtattccctcctccccctctctctgcccggGCCGCCCCACCACTCCAACCGCCACCCTGTCGCTCTCTTGGTTTGTTTATCTTCAGTCTGATAGATCCCATGGCCATGTTTGGTCAGGAAGGCTGATCCCAGGGGCTTTGGTTAGGGGGCCAGTGTGCGAGAACATCCCTTCCCATGAGAGAGTAGAAAGAGTGCCAGCAATGAGCTACTCACACTGATTTTATGTTTAGAGAAAAATAAACTCATAATCTATAAAGGAAATTATGACATTTTGAAACAATTACATTTCTGTTTGAACACGCCGTCTTGTTgccaaaaaaatacacacacagtcgtaAGAGTCAACAGCTCTTAAGTGTTTGAGGGCTGAATTTTTAAACGATGAATGATGTGGGAACCTAAATTTAAGCAAAGAATTGTTccacattaaaaaaaaggcCAGGATTCCCACAATAGACTCGAAGAATAAATGTTGTGGGCTAAACTCTAATGATGTTCCTGCATCATAAAAGCCTGACATTTAGGCAACCTGTAACACTGTGGCGCTGTCCTTCGCAGAGAGCACGTTTGCAGAGAGTGTGGCGTCCAGCTGTCTGTCGGCGGCGCGCCTCAGCGCCTACCTGCCCCAGAGCAGCCACGACTCGgccaactacaacaacaaccagcTGGAGCACAACCAGGCGGCGGCCGCCAAGATCGCGACCCTGCAGCTCAGCGGCTACAGCCAGCTCACCCCCTgcggctcctcctccacctccagctcctccacctccaccaccgtcactacctcctcctcctccacctcctcctcctccacctccagcccgcTCTCCGCCagctccgccgcctcctcctccgccgcccccGGCGGCCCCCGCCCGGCCAAACCGGGCCTCCCCTTGGCGCTGGACAACGGCCTGCACTTCCACCTGGTGCGCGGCTCCGACGTCGTCCTGTCGGCCGACCGCTCGGCCGCCTGCATCCACTTCCTGGACAGCAGCCGCACGCTGGTGTTCGGCGACCGGCCGCTGCACGTGGACGAGACGGTGTACGTGGAGGTGGGCCACCTGGGCCTGCCCTACTTCGGGGCGCTGCTGTTCGGCCTGACGTCCTGCGACCCGGCGGGCCTCCACGCCGGCGAGCTGCCCGCCGAcccccagctgctgctggagcgcaAGGAGTACTGGGCGGTGCACCGCGGCGTGCCCGTGCCCTGCTCCGGGGACGTGCTCAGCTTCACGCTGCGCGCCGACGGGGAGGTGCACCACGGGGTGAACGGGGCGCGGCGCGGCCGTCTGCTCTGCGTCGACGCGTCGCAGGTGCTCTGGGCGTTCTTCACCCTGCACGGCGCCATCAACCGGCTGCGTATACTGGGTAAGCGGTCCCGGGGTTGGGGAGGGTccggacgggggacggggggtttAGGGAAGTTCTGACCGCTTTTGTGGTCGGTCCAATTTGTTTTGGATTCTGgttgtctttttttattattatcttgTTAATGTGAATGGATaggatttgtttatttaggttgTGTTTTTTGGGGTGGTCTTGTGACCAGTAGAGTACAGTACGACCTTGACTGATTAAAATAAGCACAAAAGTCACATTCttccgtgtccccccccccccccccccccaataggCCTATTAGTATTAACAGACCACTTTCTGGTCAGTTGAGGTCCTTGTGTTGTTTTGGACTTTGCCCTATTTTCCGAACCCAATCATCCCCGGAATAGTCTGTCTCTTATGGCCTAACATCATGTGATTGATTCGTGTCAACACGATGTGACGTAtaaatcccccccacccccccgccccaaatATGTGAAGGCACAAATATGACTCATGGTATTCTTACATGACATGCCAGAAGcaaaaaagaaaggaggatCTTACAAAACATAATTTATACTTTCAATGTTTAAATGTGCCCCTTTTACTGACAAACTGAACAAGAGAAGTCTATTCTTCTCTTTGTTTATTATCCAGACTTAACCCTCTCCAACGTTCTTCTCCATTTCTTCCCCTCGCCACAGGGACTCTCcagtcttcccctctctccgtGTCTCCCAGTGGCTCTCCGAGCAGCGGCCCAGATGACAGTGATTCAGACCTGGCTTTCAGTGTCAACAGATCCTCGTCTGCCTCCGAGTCCTCACTGGGTGCGTGGCTGAAACCCGGTGCGCAACACTGTGTGTCCGGTTTTCGCAAATTAGATCACCATGCTTCCCTTTTTCTGTCTCAGAACGCCTATATCAGCATTGTGTGATGTAGCTCTTGATAAACGGTTTAAACTGACTGTTTGAGAATAAATGGTCAATACTCGGGAGGAGAATGTCCGCCACTGCCGTTAGTCACTAACCATTGGGTATACTATAGGGCTTACTACAGTTTTTTAAGATGGGGTATAATGAACGGCATTATAGGATACACCCGGCCCTGGATTTTATCCATTCAAGTTATGGATAAGAAACCACAGAAATCGAAGTGGTAACTGGTTAGCTTACAAAAACGTATAAACGTTTCCTTATATATCTCCTCTATCTCCACctcttgtctcctcctcctcatcctcccatttcccctcctcctcttcatctctcacCTCCCTCTCGCTGCTCTCCCTCCACAGTCACGGCCCCCAGCTCCCCTCTAAGCCCCCCGGTGTCTCCCAGCCTCTCCGCTCCAGAGCTGCCGCTGCCGGGGAAGAGCGGGGAGTGCACGGTGTGCTTCGACCAGGACGTGGACACGGTCATCTACACCTGTGGACACATGTGTCTGTGCCACGAGTGTGGGCTGAAGCTCAAGAGACAGATGAACGCCTGCTGCCCTATCTGCCGCAGGCCCATCAAAGATGTCATCAAGACGTATCGGCCCTGATTATGCAATACAACTTGAACTTATTTTTACCCCATGGTGGGATGGTGGATGCCTTGATGCTGCAAGCTTCCCTGTCTCCTGTTTGTTTCTCAGGCTTTGAGgatttaaaaatacaaacttgaaGAGATCCACAACATGCCACGATTGTGCCTTTAGTTTTGAAATCAATGATTTCAACATTGCAACAATTGAAGCGACTGGTCTGTGTGTTGATCCATAAAGGCAAGCGTGTTGCTTCTATTGTGAGCCAGAACATTGTTGAGGCTAACTTTAGCAAAGAAGGCTACCCACTATGCCCAGCCTTGGACCTgatctctcctgctgtgcttattttctattttctttctgtGCGTAGGCTGAAAAGGAGATGGCCTGCAATGAATATTTAGTTCTCAAGTTATTTTTCACCCAGTTTGTtccttttagtttattttttgttaatagATGTTACAGCACATGAATACAGCTATAGTGTATGTAtagtgtatatgtatatatatagtaccACATATAGTGTTTGACTTAAAGTGCCTTAGACATTTGTCCATTTGCAGACGTATTACTTTAAAGAAAATCTATAGCTACAGCAAGctatatattttaaatggtCCATTGGTGACACACAAAATGTGTTGTGTGGTGAGTAAATGTATCGGGAATGGGAAGAAAGCAggaatttaattaatttttgtTTGGTAAGTAAgacaaacattttgaaaattaaaaagaaattcaaaatgcctatattaatattgaatatatattaattCTTTAATCCAGATCTGAGAAGTGTTTTTACTCTTTTGGTGCCTTAAATGTCTTGTGATGTATTGTTTGAGGATAATAACTCTGAAGACCCTCCAAGAAATCTTTTTTCATGCACTGAAAGACTTTGTCATACATAAAGTCATAAAGTCACTGAAAGACTATGTATTTCTGGCATGACACAAGGTTGGGATTATAGAGTACATTAAGAGTTTTGGATGTTCTCTACTGATTAAAACtaacttttttttctgtgtggatAAAAAAACATGGGTTTGAAGATGAACGGGTTCATGTTAACTGGTGGGAACTATGTAGGCTTGATGTCGCCATTTTTATTTCTACAACTTAAattgaataaatacaaaattagAATATTGATTATTTGTAATATTATAGATGTTCATATTATTGCGATGCATCAATGGGTTTCAGAAAGGAAAGCACACAAAAAGAATATCCACCAATTCCCCCTGAATCTGAACTTTAATGGATCCAGGAAAGCGAAGGGTGGAATGAAAGGATGAGGGGTTAAAGGTTTGGATATTAGCATTCATCACAGTTGAATGTTGCTCTGTTTTTCACTAAAAAGGTAAACTTCGTGTGAGTCACACGATTTCCAACCAATCCAACCAAGAGGCGTAACCCTGTTTGCACACAGGCAGACAACCAACCAGTCGGAACAAATATTTTAGGAAGGAGCAGATATCGGCGTATACAACACAGCCCAGCTGTGTTCTTATCAATTTTATCAACAGTGCCCCGAATGAATATTTATAATGTCCAAAGTTTGttgcaaacaaaaaataagtCGGCCTAGTTTTTCCTGCAATTCAATGcaactattttatttatttctagaATATATACTGGCGCTACTAACGTAGGCCTACGCTTGGCAATGCGTCCTCATTATTTATGTTTGCACAACATCGACGGTGTAAAGGTCATCCGATCTGGAACAGTAAAACAGGTTTTTCGCCTACCACAGACTGAGGTGTTTCACAACAAACTATCTAAACGCTCACACGCATGCGTGTGACCGGTTCGGCCTCATTCCATGTTTTTGGGCTTGATTTTTCACAGAACTCAGATATCCCACCCTTTCTTCCATACTTGACCAAAGAGGTATTTTCATATGCAGTTTTTTGGGAAATTTTATTTTAAAGTCaaataggcctaggcctatatatatatatattcaataaaaAGTGAAAACCAGTTTAATTGAAAAGGGATTAAGAAAATAGAAGAACAAATGTCCAGTCAACATTATGTAGAAAATTAGGAACCTAAATCAAAGTTTAAATGAATGTTTAATTTAAACATCATGACATAGACCCAGTAGGagtagcagtaggcctacatcatggGATATTCATTTTCACCCTTAACATGCCTCTCTGCTTTTGATTAAAACGTCCGTCTTTGGTCCTTCACTGTATGggaaaaaaatgtatacatattaaCCCTGAAAACACCAAATTCacaagttaaaaaaatataaaataataaattcagCTTACCTGTTGGCGAAACACAACATGCATTCACTCGGATAAGTTGCGCCATCGGTTCCACAAACCGGCTCATATTCACGTGTACAAAACGGTAACGTATATTGGTCACACTGTGGCTGCTCCTACAAGTCAAAAATTCAGATCGAACATTTCAAATCGACGAATCCCTTGAGCCTACCTCAAACATAAGGCCTCGTTATGTCCTGAATGTCTCACCCCCTGAGAGTCGTCCGCTGTGGTCATTCCATTTGCAAGAACTGTGAAAGGATCGTTCACAATTAATGTTGGATAATCCCTATGGTTAACATGCTTCGTCGATTTTTGGTAACGGAATACAGTTTATAGTCAACACATGTATGGCTACAACATGTCAAGCACGCAAGCATAGGCGGAACTCACATATAAGGCACAACAGGCCCAGTGCTGCACTCCATATGTTCATTGTGCTTCCGCTGATGTGAGTTGCGAGTCGCGTAGGAATCTCTCGTGTTGTAAAAGGACGTGGATTCTACGGTGTGACTGGCGGCAGGTTTTATTTGTTATGACTGACTCCACCTCATTACACAACAGTGTGTGGTTTGTGCATTTTTAACGCCCCGCTGTTGGACATGTAGTCTGTAACCTCGCACCCAGCCTGGAACATCAtgggtaaaaaaagaaagaagcgTTATTggcttgagggagagagggggcgggactttGAGTGGCATGGGATATATGGCGAGAGTAAGCGGGACTTTCAATAGACTGCACAGAAGATGTGACTGAGGTTATCATCACAAGACTACGCATGGGGCACACATGTCTTAACCACAGTATGAACATCATAGTCAAGCATGAAACAGGGGTCTGCCCAAAATGTAATGGAAGAGAAACAGTGGAGCATGTTTTACTACAATGTGAAGCGTACAATTTGGAGAGAAAGGGAGCTGTTGAAAATTTTTAAAGCTTTGGGTCAAACAAGCTTGACCTTAGAGGGTTCACTCTCCTTTTCCACACTGAGACTACCAGCATGGAAATATGTAATGATTTATCTAAAAGCAACAGGTTTATTTGACAGATTATAATTTAATCTGTGGTTTTCTATTTATATGATTTTGGTTATTTACTTTTGTTCTTTTGCATAGTTTATAACGTCCATCGAAGCTCTAAAACaaacagtaggtggcggtaatgcaccaTATTGGTTTGCCAACCGCCAAATAAActcgaaagaagaagaagaagactttCAATAGATGGATGTCGGTTTCTGTTGCTATTCCACGGATATTACTCTGACCATTTTTTCGTTAAACTCAATAATGATccaccttgttgttgttgttgtggttgttgttgtcgttgtgatACTTATTCGTCTTCTACTACTCGATCCGGTACTAAACAGGCGTACAAACCGGAAATTGCCCTACATTCATGATCCTCTCTCCGCCTACATGGATCTTGAGAGCATCAATCCTGGTTCTTTCCACGGAAGTTGTGCAGTAGTCCTAACGATTTGGCTTAGTCTAGccaatatataattatgtagAATCTTCTGAAAAAACTTCTTCAATGCAACCCTTAACTTCATGTTATTTCTTGATGCTAtatagcaggggtgcccaaccttttttgacccaagatctacttttcaagcagccaacctcccgagatctaccagcaaacctaccttcaagagaacaattgttgacgggggggggggggggggggggggggggggggggggggggggggggggttgtatcgtgaacctacggacttcaatgggggtttcattccgtctgcgcacggcaccttctcaacgataatcaataatcttcctcccactcagggtgaaaatggtaggtcttagcttgtttcccctcagccatgccaacgtttaggagtgtgtaactactgttgacggctttcaactgctgtcaacagcacatgcgctaccgcgcgtatatgctaccgcgcaaatttaatttcattaaaaaaaaaaaaaaaaacaatattttttttttttttttttcttcaccccttcgcgatcgacttgggatctgtcggcgatctactggtagaccgcgatcgactggttgggcacccctgctataTAGGCTACATGGGGATTAGAAAGATTGATCAATCGCCTATTTAGCAGTTTGCCTATCCATGAAATAATACAGCAACTTGCATTAAATTAGTTTTAAGGTTTATACCTAGATAAGACCACATAGAAACAACAGCAAACAATATTGCCtgattataaattatatattattttaatcaATAATAGGCCTATGTCCATACACCAGGGTAATTGACAATCTACTCATGTTAGGTAAGACAGTTGTACAATGCTCTAATCTTCTTGTTGTTATGTTGAAGTCATTTAATCATCGATTgagaaaaagaaacacaataaGAAAAACATGTCATATGAAAATTAATTTGAAACACAatcaatcataaaaacaaaatcataacaattattttgttgatattgttaatATCACCTTGAGTAACCATTTAAATCACTGCAAACCCTTTCCCTCACAACAAATGATCATATTCAATCAACCCTCGCCATATAGTAGCATCACAGGTCCAAATAATTGGACTATCATTCAGTTTGGACATTCTCCtctgctttggattaaagccgAGGTGGCCCCTGTGCTGTgggaataaaataaacacagattATTTTAGCGAACACCAAATTCCCAAGGAGGCCTCACAAAACCACCAGTAACAAAAGACAAGGCTCAACCTACCTGATGGCATAACAAAGCGCACACTCAGTTGGGTATGTATGGCCGTCAGTTGCGCACACCGGCATATAGTTTCTCTCACATGCAGGCAAATGATATTTCTCACAAGCAGGCTTTTCCTGTAGACAAAATCAGATTTATTTCACTTGCATCAGACCAAGGCCTACACATCAAAACAAATGAAAGGATAAACCAATACAAGTGATGAAAGCATAAACCCATACAAATGGGAGGAATCTCACCCCCTCAGGAGCACCCATGGTTGTTGTCATTCCTTGTGCCAGAACTGTGAAATGATTAACGATTTTGAACACATTTACATGTTTGGTATATGGTTTCCAATGACTTCTGGAACGAAATTTAGTTTATAGTAAACATTGTCCAACATTAAAAGCATGTAGGCAGAACTTACCAATAAGGCAGAAAACTCCTAGCGCGATCTGAAAGTTCATGGCTTGTCTGCTGTTGCTCTTTGGCGCAACAAGGTAATGGATCTGtctggtgttgtgtgttgaacAGGTTGTTGCTTCGACGGAGGAGTGAGGTgagcttttatttgtttcagttGACTCCACCTCATCacacaacaatgtgtttttgctaTTTTCTTCCTGGATGCCGTGGCCGAGGGAGTGGCCACTGCACCTGTTGCTGCGATGTGTTTCAGGTCATCGCACATCGTAGCAAACATTGGCCTCCATTTCCATACTCTCTTGTTACACTTTTGTTGTACCAAAGAGCCTGGGGGAATAACCTTTAACAATTTGGTCAGGCAAATCGGGTGCGGCTTGAGCTGGGATTTGTATTGAAATTAGTCGAAAGATGGACCTCACCTCGATGGACCAATGTGGCTGACAGCGACCGAGGATTCCAATGCAAATGGACGCGAGAGGGCTAAACTGGTTCAACCTATTATAATAATATGTCAATGGCaataaacagattaaaaaaacatgta
The DNA window shown above is from Gadus chalcogrammus isolate NIFS_2021 chromosome 10, NIFS_Gcha_1.0, whole genome shotgun sequence and carries:
- the neurl1b gene encoding E3 ubiquitin-protein ligase NEURL1B isoform X1, with amino-acid sequence MGNTTPKPFVDATLHHRPVAKRQYYILPNSGSSVERRTPAPPASLSLESPRFHPHAKGKNVRLDGQLRRATRKNSFCNGITFSHRPVRLYEKVRLRLSGVHTGWSGALRFGFTSLDPSELSSAEIPKYACPDLVTRHGYWAKALPERLAQKDNVLSFWADRHGRVFYSINEGEPILFHCGLSIGCPLWAIVDIYGITQEVTLLESTFAESVASSCLSAARLSAYLPQSSHDSANYNNNQLEHNQAAAAKIATLQLSGYSQLTPCGSSSTSSSSTSTTVTTSSSSTSSSSTSSPLSASSAASSSAAPGGPRPAKPGLPLALDNGLHFHLVRGSDVVLSADRSAACIHFLDSSRTLVFGDRPLHVDETVYVEVGHLGLPYFGALLFGLTSCDPAGLHAGELPADPQLLLERKEYWAVHRGVPVPCSGDVLSFTLRADGEVHHGVNGARRGRLLCVDASQVLWAFFTLHGAINRLRILGTLQSSPLSVSPSGSPSSGPDDSDSDLAFSVNRSSSASESSLGAWLKPVTAPSSPLSPPVSPSLSAPELPLPGKSGECTVCFDQDVDTVIYTCGHMCLCHECGLKLKRQMNACCPICRRPIKDVIKTYRP
- the neurl1b gene encoding E3 ubiquitin-protein ligase NEURL1B isoform X2 yields the protein MGNTTPKPFVDATLHHRPVAKRQYYILPNSGSSVERRTPAPPASLSLESPRFHPHAKGKNVRLDGQLRRATRKNSFCNGITFSHRPVRLYEKVRLRLSGVHTGWSGALRFGFTSLDPSELSSAEIPKYACPDLVTRHGYWAKALPERLAQKDNVLSFWADRHGRVFYSINEGEPILFHCGLSIGCPLWAIVDIYGITQEVTLLESTFAESVASSCLSAARLSAYLPQSSHDSANYNNNQLEHNQAAAAKIATLQLSGYSQLTPCGSSSTSSSSTSTTVTTSSSSTSSSSTSSPLSASSAASSSAAPGGPRPAKPGLPLALDNGLHFHLVRGSDVVLSADRSAACIHFLDSSRTLVFGDRPLHVDETVYVEVGHLGLPYFGALLFGLTSCDPAGLHAGELPADPQLLLERKEYWAVHRGVPVPCSGDVLSFTLRADGEVHHGVNGARRGRLLCVDASQVLWAFFTLHGAINRLRILGTLQSSPLSVSPSGSPSSGPDDSDSDLAFSVNRSSSASESSLVTAPSSPLSPPVSPSLSAPELPLPGKSGECTVCFDQDVDTVIYTCGHMCLCHECGLKLKRQMNACCPICRRPIKDVIKTYRP